The Flavipsychrobacter sp. genome contains the following window.
GAAGTAGCTTCAAAAACTGCAGATGTTGCAGGTGATGGTACTACTACCGCTACAGTTCTTGCTCAAGCTATCATTAGCGAAGGACTTAAAAACGTTGCAGCAGGTGCTAACCCAATGGATTTGAAACGTGGTATTGACAAAGCTGTTGGTGTAGTTTTTGAAAACCTTAAAGCTCAGTCTGAAAAAGTTGGTAACGACAATAAGAAAATTGAGCAAGTAGCTACTATCTCCGCAAACAACGACAATGAAATTGGCAAGTTGATCGCTCAAGCAATGGAGAAAGTAGGTAACGAAGGAGTTATCACTGTAGAAGAAGCAAAAGGCACTGAAACTACTGTAGATGTAGTTGAAGGTATGCAGTTTGACCGTGGTTACTTAAGCCCATACTTTGTTACTAATACAGAGAAAATGCAAACTGAACTGGACAACCCATTGATACTTATCTATGATAAGAAAATCAGCACAATGAAAGATATCCTTCCTTTATTGGAAAGTGCTGTACAAAGTGGTCGTCCGTTATTGATCATTGCAGAAGATGTTGATGGTGAAGCATTAGCTACACTTGTTGTAAATAAACTACGTGGTTCCCTTAAGATCGCAGCTGTAAAAGCACCTGGTTTTGGCGACCGTAGAAAAGAAATGCTACAAGACTTAGCTATTCTTACTGGAGGTACTGTTATTAGTGAAGAGCAAGGCCATAAACTAGAGAATGCAACTGTTGAACATTTAGGACAGGCTGAAAGCGTAACAATTGATAAAGACAATACTACTATCGTAAATGGTAGAGGTGAAAAAGCTAACATTGATGCTCGTGTAAATCAAATCAAAGCGCAAATGGAAACTTCTACTAGCGACTATGATAAAGAAAAATTACAAGAGCGTTTAGCTAAGTTAAGTGGAGGAGTTGCTGTACTATATGTTGGTGCTTCTACAGAAGTGGAGATGAAAGAGAAAAAAGACAGAGTAGACGATGCGCTACACGCTACACGTGCAGCTGTTGAGGAAGGTATCGTGCCTGGTGGAGGTACTGCTTTCATCCGTGCTATTGAGTCTTTAGCTACATTAGAAGGTGATAATAATGACGAGACTACAGGTATCGCTATTATTCGCCGTTCTCTTGAAGAGCCATTACGTCAAATAGTTGCTAATGCTGGTATTGAAGGATCTATCATTGTACAAAAAGTAAAAGAGGGGAAAGCAGACTTCGGTTTCAATGCCCGTACTGAAGTATATGAGAACCTACTTGCTGCAGGTGTTATCGACCCAACTAAAGTAAGCCGTGTAGCTCTTGAAAATGCAGCTTCTATAGCTAGCATGTTATTAACTACAGAGTGCGTGATTGCTGACAAACCAGAGCCAGCAGGAGATGGCCATAGCCACGATATGCCTCCTGGAGGTATGGGTGGAATGGGAATGGGAATGTAATCACTCCTTTTCAATATTAAGAAAGCCGTTATGCTAAATACATAACGGCTTTCTTTTTGTTTATGATCTATCTTTTTACCAAAAATTATGAGGGCATATTGTTCTACTTCTTTGCAGATTAGGATTATTTAGCAACCCAGTTTTTACTAATGTAATTTCATATCCTCCTTGTAAATTGCTAGCTGCCTGTAGAGAGGACAAGTTCATATCGTAACTCATACCTATGTTATAACTCTTGTACTTTAATTTTACTACAGGTACTACAGCATCTAAAACTCTATAAAAAGCTCCAGCATAAATACCAAATACTAGATCTCCATTATAGTTTTTTAAATTCCAACCTAAAAGCCCACCTGCTATCGCTTCGTTATAGTTACCCTGCCTCATATAATTTATATGAACTTGATAATTAAAAGATTCACTAGCCTTCACGCTCATGCTTGCACTGGCATTCCATCTTGTATCAGTCTTAATATTAGGGTCTTTATAAAAAGAGCTATTGGGTTGAGTAATATGATAAGCTGCAACTCCTACTATATAATTAATATTATCCTCTTCTCCTACGGTGCTACTAAAACTCACACCTGCACCCAAATCCCATTGACTTAATTTAGGATTAGGTAACGTTTCTCCATTGGGATTATCCGGGCTATAATACCCATTTTGATATTGATTATCAAAGGTAGCTTTGGAAGGATTAAAACTTCGTTGTAAATATCCTCCTGTAAAACCTACAGATAAGTAAGAGTTATTATCATCTTCTAAGTACTTATTATAGTTAATAGCAGGGTATATACCCAATGTCTGCAAATCAATACTGCCTGCTTTATCATAATATGCCAACAATCCAAAACTAGCGAAATCCTTGCCTATTGGAAGATGCGATTCCACATTAGCAACAGCTGTAGTAAATGGTCTACTGATGCTACTCCATTGATTACGATAAACTACTCCTACCTTGTAATCATCAGTAAACAAGCCTGTCAATGATGGATTTCTTAAAATTGACAACTCATAAAATTGAGAAAAGTGAATATCCTGTGCGTTAGAAGATACTCCTAAAAACAATGTCACTATTGTTGATAATATGATAACTGACTTTCTCATTTCTTCTTTTAACGAATTATTGTAACATCACCTTTCCATTGCAAAACTTCTCCTTCATCACAAGTAGCTTCAACAATATACACATACACATCAGGAGGTAACACCTTACCATTGTAAGTACCGTCCCATGCACTTGCTTTATCGTTAGTAGCAAATCCATCTCTTTTAAAAACTACCTCACCCCATCTGTTATATATTCTGAAACTGTTTATACGCTCTATACCTGTTCCTCTCGGATAAAACACATCATTTTGCCCATCTCCGTTAGGCGTAAAAGTATTAGGAATAAATACTTGACTCTTATCACACAAAACCTTTATCGTCACAGATGCACTATCTACACAATTATATCTAGAATACGCCGTAAGTATATAGGTAGTTGTCTTTAACGGAGTCGCTATAGTAGATGGGCAGTTAGCACAACTTAAACTTTCACTTGGCGACCATATTACTCTATTAATGTCGTTACCTGTTACGGATAAGTCTGCTGAGGTTCCTGCAACTATTGTTTGTTCACCAGTAACTATTGGGTCAGGTTTAGGTCTTACTACCACATCCACAAAGTTCGTATCAGGGATGCAAGAGCCTTCATATGCTATCACCATAAACTTTGTCGTCTGAGTAGGGAACGCTTCTGGGTTTCCTATAGCGTCATTATCTAATACTCCTCCCGGTGTCCATTTATACGTTCTTGCGCCTGTAACGCTGAGTAATATTCTTTCACCTTCACATATTTCACCACCCTTGCCTACTTCACTCTTTACATCAGTCTTTGTATCTATTGCTACCTTACTTGTATCCTTACAACCATTAACATCAGTCCCTATTACTGTGTAGAATATTTTTGAAGGTGGTGAGGCATATGGGTTAGTACAATTGACACAACTCAAATATATTGCTGGCGACCATACATATGTAGTAGCGCCTGTAGGTTGTAACATTATAGAGTCTTTTACACAAATT
Protein-coding sequences here:
- the groL gene encoding chaperonin GroEL (60 kDa chaperone family; promotes refolding of misfolded polypeptides especially under stressful conditions; forms two stacked rings of heptamers to form a barrel-shaped 14mer; ends can be capped by GroES; misfolded proteins enter the barrel where they are refolded when GroES binds), with product MSKQLFFNIEARNKMKAGVDALANAVKVTLGPKGRNVVIEKKFGAPAITKDGVSVAKEIELENPIENMGAQMVKEVASKTADVAGDGTTTATVLAQAIISEGLKNVAAGANPMDLKRGIDKAVGVVFENLKAQSEKVGNDNKKIEQVATISANNDNEIGKLIAQAMEKVGNEGVITVEEAKGTETTVDVVEGMQFDRGYLSPYFVTNTEKMQTELDNPLILIYDKKISTMKDILPLLESAVQSGRPLLIIAEDVDGEALATLVVNKLRGSLKIAAVKAPGFGDRRKEMLQDLAILTGGTVISEEQGHKLENATVEHLGQAESVTIDKDNTTIVNGRGEKANIDARVNQIKAQMETSTSDYDKEKLQERLAKLSGGVAVLYVGASTEVEMKEKKDRVDDALHATRAAVEEGIVPGGGTAFIRAIESLATLEGDNNDETTGIAIIRRSLEEPLRQIVANAGIEGSIIVQKVKEGKADFGFNARTEVYENLLAAGVIDPTKVSRVALENAASIASMLLTTECVIADKPEPAGDGHSHDMPPGGMGGMGMGM
- a CDS encoding PorP/SprF family type IX secretion system membrane protein, translating into MRKSVIILSTIVTLFLGVSSNAQDIHFSQFYELSILRNPSLTGLFTDDYKVGVVYRNQWSSISRPFTTAVANVESHLPIGKDFASFGLLAYYDKAGSIDLQTLGIYPAINYNKYLEDDNNSYLSVGFTGGYLQRSFNPSKATFDNQYQNGYYSPDNPNGETLPNPKLSQWDLGAGVSFSSTVGEEDNINYIVGVAAYHITQPNSSFYKDPNIKTDTRWNASASMSVKASESFNYQVHINYMRQGNYNEAIAGGLLGWNLKNYNGDLVFGIYAGAFYRVLDAVVPVVKLKYKSYNIGMSYDMNLSSLQAASNLQGGYEITLVKTGLLNNPNLQRSRTICPHNFW